From the Streptococcus hyointestinalis genome, the window CCAGCGGATGGTCATCTGGACTTTAATCCTAAGATTTACCAAGCTTTTGGCTGTGAGGTTTTTCGTAAAATCGTACGGCACGAGCTCTGCCATTACCATCTTTACTACGAGCACAAGGGCTTTCGCCATCGAGATAAAGAGTTTAAAGAACTCTTAGCTCAGGTAGACGGTTTACGCTATGCGCCAAGGCTGAATAGCGAGAACCACGCTTATTTCTATGAATGTCAATCCTGTCACAAAGTCTACAGTAGAAAACGCCGTATCAATACTTTAAAATACGTCTGCGGTTCTTGCCGTGGACAGCTCATTCTCAAAAATCAGTCGTAAGGCTGATTTTATTTCACCAATCTTTTGCTACAATAATATCATAAAAGGAGGAGAGGGTGTTTCGCATGAAATCAATGTTTTATAAAAAACGCCAAAACAAACTACTGTGCGGTGTTGTGGCTGGTTTAGCCGATAAGTTTGGCTGGGACTTGCCTATAGCACGTGTAGTGGCAGCGCTTTTGATGTATTTCTCAGGAATTGGGATTATCCTCTACATCTTGCTAGCTATCTTTCTTCCTTACAAAGAAGATATCGAGCGTGATAAGTATGGAACAGGACCTAGAAAACGTAAAGACGCCGAGGTTGTCCGTGATGACGACGGCTGGTTTTGGTAGGAAAAGCTGGTAAAGAAACAGGATTACAAGCTAAACATAAAAAAGCAAAGCTTAGTTGATGACTAGGCTTTCTTTTTTTGCTGGAAAAATAGGACACTCAAGCAGTTTTTGAACTGTCTTTTTGTGGGTATATTATGGTATAATACTAAGTGATAACCATCTACCACATTCGTGGGTTTGCTAACAAGGAGATAGACATGTCAGTAACAGTACAGATGTTAGTGGATAAGTTGAAGTTGGAGATTGCTTATGGCGATACCTCTCATCTTGAAAAAGAAATCACAACAGCTGATATTTCACGACCTGGTCTTGAGATGACAGGGTATTTTGATTATTATTCCCCTGAGCGCTTGCAGCTCTTTGGGATGAAAGAGTGGTCTTATCTGACCAAGATGACATCGCACAACCGCTATCAGGTCCTAAGCGAGATGTTTCAAAGTGAAACGCCTGCCGCTATTGTCGCTAGAAATTTAGACATTCCAGAGGAGATGCTAAGAGCAGCAAAAGAGCACAATGTCGCTATTTTAAAGAGTCATGTGCCTACTAGCCGTCTCTCAGGAGAAATCTCTGGGTATTTGGATTCTTGCCTAGCTGAGCGTATCAGTGTGCACGGTGTTCTGATGGACATCTATGGCATGGGTGTTTTGATTCAAGGGGACTCAGGTATCGGAAAGAGCGAGACAGGTTTAGAGCTTGTCAAGAGAGGACATCGCCTAGTAGCTGATGACCGTGTCGATGTTTTTGCCAAAGATGAGGAGACTCTCTGGGGTGAGCCTGCTGAGATTTTAAGACATCTGCTTGAGATCCGTGGTGTAGGTATCATTGACATCATGAGCTTATACGGTGCTAGCTCTGTTAAGGACTCTTCACAAGTGCAACTCTCTATTTATCTTGAAAACTTTGAGACAGGCAAAGACTTTGACCGACTGGGAAATGGCAACGAAGAAATCGAGCTCTCTGGTGTCAAAGTCCCTCGTATCCGCATTCCAGTCAAGACTGGACGCAACGTCTCTGTGGTCATCGAGGCTGCCGCTATGAATTATCGTGCTAAACAAATGGGCTTTGATGCAACAAAGACCTTTGAAGAACGTCTCACAAAACTCATCAGCCAACACGAGGAAAACCAATGATTAACCCAATTGCTATTCAGCTAGGTCCAATTGCCATTCATTGGTATGCTATTTGTATTGTTTCTGGCTTGTTGCTTGCTGTTTATCTGGCTATGAAAGAGGGGGAGAAAAAGGGCATTCGCTCTGATGATATTCTAGATTTTATTCTCCTTGCCTTTCCGATAGCTATCGTTGGTGCAAGGATTTATTATGTGGCGTTTGAGTGGGGCTATTATAGCCAGCACTTAGACGAGATTATAGCCATCTGGAATGGCGGTATCGCCATTTATGGAGGCTTGATTGCAGGGCTTCTAGTCTTACTTGTCTTTTCTTATCGCCGCATGATAAATCCTCTCAATTTCTTAGACGTTGCAGTACCAGGTGTGATGATTGCACAAACCATTGGACGGTGGGGAAATTTCATTAACCAAGAAGCCTACGGAAAAGCAGTTGACAGCTTAAACTACTTACCAGCTTTTATCAGGCAGCAGATGTATATTGATGGTAGCTACCGTGTGCCGACCTTTCTCTATGAGTCTGTTTGGAATGTTATCGGCTTTATCATCATAATAGCAACTCGCCACAAGCCTCATCTCTGGAGACAGGGCGAGATTACTGCCTTTTATCTCATCTGGTATGGCTGTGGGCGCTTTGTCATCGAAGGCATGCGCACAGATAGCCTCTACTTTATGGGCATGCGTGTGTCGCAATGGCTATCTGTACTTTTGGTCATTATTGGTATTGTTTTTATCGTTTATCGCCGTCTAAAGGGCATTGGTCCTTACTATTTGGAAACCAAGGAGGAAAACTAACATGGAGAAAACAGCAGTTCTCATTATCGCTATCGCCTTTGCTGTTTTGGTCTTATATGCGATTGTTTTATTGCGCAAATTGTCAAATGCTGTTGATGAAGCAAAGACAAGTTTACAAGTATTAACAAGTGACATTAACGTCACATTGCATCAAACAAATGACATCCTCGCAAAAGCCAATATCCTAGTCGAAGATGTCAATGGCAAAGTAGCGACAATTGATCCACTGTTTGTTGCCATTGCTGACTTATCAGAGAGTGTGTCAGACCTTAATGCACAAGCACGTAGCCTAACCGAGCGTGCTAGTAGCGTGACAAGTGGCGTTGCTAAAGCCAGCTCTGCCTTTGCTGTTGGTAAGGTAGCCAGCAAGCTGTTTAAGAAAAAGGATTAGGAAATAAGACATAGAGGACAAAAATTATGAGTAAATGGATGAGTACTATTATCGTTGGAATCGCCTCAGGTGCAGCAGCTGCTTATTTCTTGAGCAGCGAAAAGGGAAAAGAAGTCAAAGACCGTGCTGCTAAAGCCTATAAAGCTTACCGTGA encodes:
- a CDS encoding SprT family protein produces the protein MNLTDYVKKVSQEDFNKPFLHQAHWNTRLRTTGGRFFPADGHLDFNPKIYQAFGCEVFRKIVRHELCHYHLYYEHKGFRHRDKEFKELLAQVDGLRYAPRLNSENHAYFYECQSCHKVYSRKRRINTLKYVCGSCRGQLILKNQS
- a CDS encoding PspC domain-containing protein, with protein sequence MKSMFYKKRQNKLLCGVVAGLADKFGWDLPIARVVAALLMYFSGIGIILYILLAIFLPYKEDIERDKYGTGPRKRKDAEVVRDDDGWFW
- the hprK gene encoding HPr(Ser) kinase/phosphatase, with the protein product MSVTVQMLVDKLKLEIAYGDTSHLEKEITTADISRPGLEMTGYFDYYSPERLQLFGMKEWSYLTKMTSHNRYQVLSEMFQSETPAAIVARNLDIPEEMLRAAKEHNVAILKSHVPTSRLSGEISGYLDSCLAERISVHGVLMDIYGMGVLIQGDSGIGKSETGLELVKRGHRLVADDRVDVFAKDEETLWGEPAEILRHLLEIRGVGIIDIMSLYGASSVKDSSQVQLSIYLENFETGKDFDRLGNGNEEIELSGVKVPRIRIPVKTGRNVSVVIEAAAMNYRAKQMGFDATKTFEERLTKLISQHEENQ
- the lgt gene encoding prolipoprotein diacylglyceryl transferase, yielding MINPIAIQLGPIAIHWYAICIVSGLLLAVYLAMKEGEKKGIRSDDILDFILLAFPIAIVGARIYYVAFEWGYYSQHLDEIIAIWNGGIAIYGGLIAGLLVLLVFSYRRMINPLNFLDVAVPGVMIAQTIGRWGNFINQEAYGKAVDSLNYLPAFIRQQMYIDGSYRVPTFLYESVWNVIGFIIIIATRHKPHLWRQGEITAFYLIWYGCGRFVIEGMRTDSLYFMGMRVSQWLSVLLVIIGIVFIVYRRLKGIGPYYLETKEEN
- a CDS encoding DUF948 domain-containing protein, with translation MEKTAVLIIAIAFAVLVLYAIVLLRKLSNAVDEAKTSLQVLTSDINVTLHQTNDILAKANILVEDVNGKVATIDPLFVAIADLSESVSDLNAQARSLTERASSVTSGVAKASSAFAVGKVASKLFKKKD